In a single window of the Drosophila albomicans strain 15112-1751.03 chromosome 3, ASM965048v2, whole genome shotgun sequence genome:
- the LOC117572337 gene encoding serine/threonine-protein kinase N isoform X2, which yields MSNLVKRIRSMLNAQPKTEATNISDEEFRPRKCNSLPRGRRATSTTTSIRRRASASRLWQRIVSNFESSNGGIFYTDTLITDSGEAINEGEYIKHPVLYELSHKYGFTENLPESCMSIRLEEIKEAIRREIRKELKIKEGAEKLREVAKDRRSLSDVAVLVKKSKSKLAELKSELQELESQILLTSANTAVNSNGQEAIAFSGIDGSGAAQFGGLGGNNAMAAGAGGAPATPNDKVLASLEKQLQIEMKVKTGAENMIQSLGIGCDKKLLAEAHQMLDDSKAKIEFLRLRIIKVKQNREQADRMKAARQQNEEHGGGGILGTGSGLTQLQSLETTLEERIEELRHRLRIEAAVVDGAKNVIRTLQTANRAPDKKALQEAHGRLSESSRKLDLLRYSLELRRQELPSDSPTAQLLKQELQIVQQSTSPAPVHYTSLQSGPGGLLGGKSYQSVSSLGRCASVTGKLEVRLMGCQDLLEDVPGRSRRDKDNNSSPGDLRSFVKGVTSRSSSKSYSVKDETSFEIMAAIKLDNITVGQTSWKPCSQQAWDQRFSIDLDRSRELEIGVYWRDWRSLCAVKVLRLEEFIDDVRHGMALQLEPQGLLFAEIKFLNPMISQKPKLRRQRMIFNRQQAKNIPRAKQMNINVATWGRLLKRNPPSHGHLTSAGSTVSVGRASPPLASNNASRDSESPISRTPSSDALAIEPEPYSPGEQAQNMEFDPDAGLHEHVETPGEYPDPAASGLSGMRPLSMHMQGISVLPPETPPPAAANNASNAGRPNTLSLQMPGKTPPTRTAAPTTAPPPPPVLKSVTPVLDQEDALHEFDFLAELESYPNTLRRPLRPPTEQPQLELLEQQQQLERMAEAVMPLQESPPVLAEPLTSILPLANRHTHQPHHHNQQQHHNSSSHSNSNQFHKDRSQSASELSLPISNQFQFQQQPTMHHHQINASLVPNLLSKESPSAVEQQLHRPVLTLPPVVLLSGGRRADDEEPIPASPLVEYPEDDDEYLYNGGLQSSHSSSAGDRFCVEAKINLVHITIEPLEASPTTSFIIDDSLAETVAIESVLIESVESVQPIDEVIPQMGKLYLGTQQQQQQQQQQLAYVQSSPIIQEPPTPTIYGNSSTSAPQFPQPAQRQDKQQQQQQQQPIYANQYELNVAKAAAGASTSGSSSGGRRNVARGLQYREPAGYEALRAGGQPPNAGMLSMENFRLLSVLGRGHFGKVILSQLRSNNQYYAIKALKKGDIIARDEVESLLSEKRIFEVANAMRHPFLVNLYSCFQTEQHVCFVMEYAAGGDLMMHIHTDVFLEPRAVFYAACVVLGLQYLHENKIIYRDLKLDNLLLDTDGYVKIADFGLCKEGMGFGDRTGTFCGTPEFLAPEVLTETSYTRAVDWWGLGVLIFEMLVGESPFPGDDEEEVFDSIVNDEVRYPRFLSLEAIAVMRRLLRKNPERRLGSSERDAEDVKKQAFFRSIVWDDLLLRKVKPPFVPTINHLEDVSNFDEEFTSEKAQLTPPKEPRHLSDDEQLLFQDFSYTAEWC from the exons atgtCGAATCTGGTTAAGCGAATACGCAGCATGTTAAACGCGCAGCCAAAAACCGAGGCAACAAACATCTCCGATGAGGAGTTCAGGCCACGCAAATGCAACTCATTGCCACGGGGTCGCCGtgcaacatcgacaacaacctCGATAAGACGGCGAGCGAGTGCCTCGCGTTTGTGGCAACGCATTGTTTCGAATTTCGAGTCATCCAACGGTGGCATCTTCTACACCGACACCTTGATAACCGACTCGGGCGAAGCAATCAACGAG GGCGAATACATAAAGCATCCCGTTCTGTACGAGCTTAGTCATAAGTATGGCTTCACAGAGAATCTGCCCGAGAGCTGTATGTCCATACGGCTGGAGGAGATCAAAGAGGCCATCAGACGCGAGATACGCAAGGAGCTGAAGATCAAGGAGGGCGCCGAGAAGCTGCGCGAAGTCGCCAAGGATCGTCGCTCGCTCAGCGATGTCGCCGTGCTCGTGaagaagagcaaaagcaaattggCCGAACTAAAGTCCGAGCTGCAGGAGCTCGAAAGTCAAATACTGCTAACCTCTGCCAACACGGCGGTCAATAGCAATGGTCAAG AAGCAATCGCATTTAGTGGCATTGATGGCAGCGGTGCTGCACAGTTTGGCGGTTTGGGTGGCAACAATGCGATGGCCGCAGGTGCAGGCGGTGCACCGGCAACGCCCAATGACAAAGTGCTGGCCTCGCTGGAGAAGCAGCTGCAGATCGAGATGAAGGTGAAAACGGGCGCCGAGAATATGATTCAATCGCTGGGCATCGGATGCGACAAGAAGCTGCTGGCGGAGGCGCATCAAATGCTCGACGATTCAAAGGCCAAGATTGAGTTTCTACGCTTGCGCATCATCAAAGTCAAACAGAATCGCGAGCAGGCGGATCGCATGAAAGCCGCGCGCCAGCAAAACGAAGAGCATGGCGGTGGCGGAATTCTTGGCACTGGCAGCGGATTAACGCAACTGCAGAGCCTGGAGACGACGCTGGAGGAGCGCATCGAGGAGCTGCGTCATCGTTTGCGCATCGAGGCCGCCGTCGTCGATGGAGCCAAGAATGTCATACGCACGTTGCAGACGGCGAATCGTGCGCCAGACAAGAAGGCATTGCAAGAG GCACATGGCCGTCTGTCGGAGTCGTCGCGTAAACTTGATCTCTTGCGGTACTCCCTGGAGCTGCGACGCCAGGAGTTGCCCAGCGACTCGCCCACCGCTCAGCTGCTCAAGCAGGAGCTGCAGATTGTCCAGCAATCGACGTCGCCGGCGCCCGTGCACTACACATCGCTGCAATCGGGTCCCGGGGGATTGTTGGGCGGCAAGTCGTATCAATCAGTATCGTCGTTGGGCCGTTGTGCCAGCGTCACGGGCAAACTGGAGGTCCGTCTGATGGGCTGTCAGGATCTGTTGGAGGATGTGCCCGGACGTTCGCGACGCGACAAGGACAACAACTCAAGTCCGGGGGATCTGCGCAGCTTTGTCAAGGGCGTCACGTCGCGCAGCAGCTCCAAGAGCTACTCGGTGAAGGACGAGACCTCGTTCGAGATCATGGCGGCCATCAAGCTGGACAACATCACGGTAGGACAGACGTCGTGGAAGCCCTGCTCGCAGCAGGCTTGGGATCAGCGTTTCTCCATCGATCTAGACCGCTCCAGGGAGCTTGAGATTGGCGTTTATTGGAGGGATTGGCGTTCGCTGTGCGCTGTGAAGGTGTTGCGCTTGGAGGAGTTCATTGACGATGTGCGCCATGGCATGGCACTGCAGCTGGAGCCGCAGGGTCTGCTCTTTGCCGAGATCAAGTTTCTCAATCCAATGATCTCGCAGAAACCGAAACTGCGCCGTCAACGCATGATCTTCAATCGCCAGCAGGCCAAGAACATACCGCGTGCCAAGCAAATGAACATCAATGTGGCCACCTGGGGCCGATTGCTCAAGCGCAATCCACCGAGTCACGGACACCTCACCTCCGCTGGCTCTACCGTCTCGGTGGGTCGTGCCTCGCCTCCGTTGGCCAGCAACAACGCGTCACGCGACTCCGAGTCTCCGATTTCACGCACGCCTTCCTCCGATGCCCTTGCCATCGAACCCGAACCGTATTCACCCGGCGAACAGGCCCAGAACATGGAGTTCGACCCGGATGCAGGACTGCACGAGCACGTGGAGACCCCAGGCGAGTATCCAGATCCCGCTGCCAGCGGCTTGAGCGGCATGCGTCCACTGTCCATGCATATGCAGGGCATCAGTGTGTTGCCCCCGGAGACGCCGCCGCCAGCGGCTGCCAACAATGCCTCGAATGCGGGCAGACCAAATACGCTCAGCCTGCAGATGCCTGGCAAGACGCCGCCCACCCGCACTGCCGCGCCCACTACcgcaccgccaccgccgcccgTGCTCAAGTCTGTGACGCCTGTGTTGGATCAAGAG GATGCGTTGCACGAATTTGACTTCCTCGCCGAGCTGGAGTCGTATCCCAACACCCTGCGTCGCCCGCTGCGACCACCAACGGAGCAGCCACAGCTCGAGTTgttggagcaacagcaacaattggaGCGCATGGCTGAAGCTGTTATGCCCCTGCAAGAGTCGCCACCCGTGCTCGCTGAACCACTAACCAGCATTCTGCCGCTCGCCAATCGCCACACTCACCAACCACACCaccacaaccaacaacaacaccacaacagcagcagccacagcaacagcaaccagttCCACAAAGATCGCAGTCAAAGCGCTAGCGAGCTCTCCTTACCAATAAGCAACCAATTTCAGTTccagcagcaaccaacaatGCATCATCACCAAATCAATGCTTCCCTGGTGCCCAACCTCTTGTCCAAGGAGTCGCCATCGGCGGTGGAGCAGCAACTGCATCGTCCAGTGCTGACACTGCCGCCGGTGGTGCTCCTGAGTGGCGGACGTCGTGCGGACGACGAGGAGCCAATTCCCGCATCCCCGTTGGTTGAGTATCCCGAGGACGATGATGAGTATTTGTACAATGGGGGGCTGCAGTCCAGCCACAGTTCCAGTGCCGGCGATCGTTTCTGTGTGGAG GCAAAGATCAATCTTGTACATATTACCATTGAACCCCTTGAGGCGTCTCCCACAACGAGCTTCATCATTGACGATTCCCTCGCGGAGACGGTGGCCATTGAAAGTGTTTTAATAGAATCGGTTGAGTCAGTGCAGCCCATCGATGAG GTTATACCACAGATGGGTAAGCTCTATTTGggcacacaacagcagcaacaacaacaacagcagcaattggcCTATGTGCAGTCATCGCCCATAATACAGGAGCCACCCACGCCAACAATCTATGGCAACAGTTCGACGAGTGCTCCGCAATTCCCGCAGCCAGCGCAGCGTCAggacaaacagcagcaacaacaacaacagcaacccaTCTATGCCAATCAATACGAGTTGAATGTGGCCAAGGCCGCAGCTGGCGCCTCAaccagcggcagcagcagcggcggacGTCGCAATGTGGCACGTGGTCTGCAGTATCGTGAACCAGCTGGCTACGAGGCGTTGCGTGCCGGCGGCCAGCCACCGAATGCTGGCATGTTGTCGATGGAGAACTTCCGGCTGCTGAGCGTGCTGGGACGCGGACACTTTGGCAAGGTGATATTGTCGCAGCTGCGCAGCAACAATCAGTACTATGCCATCAAGGCGCTGAAGAAGGGCGACATCATCGCTAGAGACGAGGTCGAGTCGCTGCTCAGCGAGAAGCGCATCTTCGAGGTGGCCAACGCCATGCGCCATCCGTTCTTAGTCAATTTGTATTCGTGTTTCCAAACCGAG CAACATGTGTGCTTTGTGATGGAATACGCCGCCGGCGGTGATCTGATGATGCACATCCACACGGACGTCTTCTTGGAGCCGCGTGCTGTGTTCTACGCAGCTTGCGTGGTGCTGGGACTTCAGTATTTGCATGAGAATAAGATCATCTATCGTGATCTGAAGCTGGATAACTTGCTGCTCGATACGGATGGCTATGTGAAGATTGCCGACTTTGGTTTGTGCAAGGAGGGAATGGGCTTTGGGGATCGCACTGGCACCTTCTGTGGCACACCCGAGTTCCTTGCACCTGAGGTGCTAACGGAAACATCGTACACACGTGCTGTGGACTGGTGGGGATTGGGTGTACTCATCTTTGAGATGCTGGTGGGAGAG TCACCATTCCCGGGCGACGATGAGGAGGAAGTCTTTGACTCGATTGTTAACGATGAGGTGCGCTATCCGCGCTTCCTCTCACTGGAGGCCATTGCCGTGATGCGTCGG CTGCTGCGCAAGAATCCAGAGCGGCGACTGGGCTCATCGGAGCGTGATGCGGAGGATGTCAAGAAGCAGGCGTTCTTCCGCTCCATCGTTTGGGATGATTTGCTGCTGCGCAAGGTGAAGCCACCATTTGTACCCACCATT AACCATTTGGAGGATGTCTCGAACTTTGATGAGGAATTCACGTCGGAGAAGGCGCAACTGACGCCGCCAAAGGAGCCGCGACACTTGTCCGATGACGAGCAGCTGCTCTTCCAGGACTTTTCATATACGGCCGAATGGTGTTAA
- the LOC117572337 gene encoding serine/threonine-protein kinase N isoform X1, whose protein sequence is MSNLVKRIRSMLNAQPKTEATNISDEEFRPRKCNSLPRGRRATSTTTSIRRRASASRLWQRIVSNFESSNGGIFYTDTLITDSGEAINEGEYIKHPVLYELSHKYGFTENLPESCMSIRLEEIKEAIRREIRKELKIKEGAEKLREVAKDRRSLSDVAVLVKKSKSKLAELKSELQELESQILLTSANTAVNSNGQEAIAFSGIDGSGAAQFGGLGGNNAMAAGAGGAPATPNDKVLASLEKQLQIEMKVKTGAENMIQSLGIGCDKKLLAEAHQMLDDSKAKIEFLRLRIIKVKQNREQADRMKAARQQNEEHGGGGILGTGSGLTQLQSLETTLEERIEELRHRLRIEAAVVDGAKNVIRTLQTANRAPDKKALQEAHGRLSESSRKLDLLRYSLELRRQELPSDSPTAQLLKQELQIVQQSTSPAPVHYTSLQSGPGGLLGGKSYQSVSSLGRCASVTGKLEVRLMGCQDLLEDVPGRSRRDKDNNSSPGDLRSFVKGVTSRSSSKSYSVKDETSFEIMAAIKLDNITVGQTSWKPCSQQAWDQRFSIDLDRSRELEIGVYWRDWRSLCAVKVLRLEEFIDDVRHGMALQLEPQGLLFAEIKFLNPMISQKPKLRRQRMIFNRQQAKNIPRAKQMNINVATWGRLLKRNPPSHGHLTSAGSTVSVGRASPPLASNNASRDSESPISRTPSSDALAIEPEPYSPGEQAQNMEFDPDAGLHEHVETPGEYPDPAASGLSGMRPLSMHMQGISVLPPETPPPAAANNASNAGRPNTLSLQMPGKTPPTRTAAPTTAPPPPPVLKSVTPVLDQELQDALHEFDFLAELESYPNTLRRPLRPPTEQPQLELLEQQQQLERMAEAVMPLQESPPVLAEPLTSILPLANRHTHQPHHHNQQQHHNSSSHSNSNQFHKDRSQSASELSLPISNQFQFQQQPTMHHHQINASLVPNLLSKESPSAVEQQLHRPVLTLPPVVLLSGGRRADDEEPIPASPLVEYPEDDDEYLYNGGLQSSHSSSAGDRFCVEAKINLVHITIEPLEASPTTSFIIDDSLAETVAIESVLIESVESVQPIDEVIPQMGKLYLGTQQQQQQQQQQLAYVQSSPIIQEPPTPTIYGNSSTSAPQFPQPAQRQDKQQQQQQQQPIYANQYELNVAKAAAGASTSGSSSGGRRNVARGLQYREPAGYEALRAGGQPPNAGMLSMENFRLLSVLGRGHFGKVILSQLRSNNQYYAIKALKKGDIIARDEVESLLSEKRIFEVANAMRHPFLVNLYSCFQTEQHVCFVMEYAAGGDLMMHIHTDVFLEPRAVFYAACVVLGLQYLHENKIIYRDLKLDNLLLDTDGYVKIADFGLCKEGMGFGDRTGTFCGTPEFLAPEVLTETSYTRAVDWWGLGVLIFEMLVGESPFPGDDEEEVFDSIVNDEVRYPRFLSLEAIAVMRRLLRKNPERRLGSSERDAEDVKKQAFFRSIVWDDLLLRKVKPPFVPTINHLEDVSNFDEEFTSEKAQLTPPKEPRHLSDDEQLLFQDFSYTAEWC, encoded by the exons atgtCGAATCTGGTTAAGCGAATACGCAGCATGTTAAACGCGCAGCCAAAAACCGAGGCAACAAACATCTCCGATGAGGAGTTCAGGCCACGCAAATGCAACTCATTGCCACGGGGTCGCCGtgcaacatcgacaacaacctCGATAAGACGGCGAGCGAGTGCCTCGCGTTTGTGGCAACGCATTGTTTCGAATTTCGAGTCATCCAACGGTGGCATCTTCTACACCGACACCTTGATAACCGACTCGGGCGAAGCAATCAACGAG GGCGAATACATAAAGCATCCCGTTCTGTACGAGCTTAGTCATAAGTATGGCTTCACAGAGAATCTGCCCGAGAGCTGTATGTCCATACGGCTGGAGGAGATCAAAGAGGCCATCAGACGCGAGATACGCAAGGAGCTGAAGATCAAGGAGGGCGCCGAGAAGCTGCGCGAAGTCGCCAAGGATCGTCGCTCGCTCAGCGATGTCGCCGTGCTCGTGaagaagagcaaaagcaaattggCCGAACTAAAGTCCGAGCTGCAGGAGCTCGAAAGTCAAATACTGCTAACCTCTGCCAACACGGCGGTCAATAGCAATGGTCAAG AAGCAATCGCATTTAGTGGCATTGATGGCAGCGGTGCTGCACAGTTTGGCGGTTTGGGTGGCAACAATGCGATGGCCGCAGGTGCAGGCGGTGCACCGGCAACGCCCAATGACAAAGTGCTGGCCTCGCTGGAGAAGCAGCTGCAGATCGAGATGAAGGTGAAAACGGGCGCCGAGAATATGATTCAATCGCTGGGCATCGGATGCGACAAGAAGCTGCTGGCGGAGGCGCATCAAATGCTCGACGATTCAAAGGCCAAGATTGAGTTTCTACGCTTGCGCATCATCAAAGTCAAACAGAATCGCGAGCAGGCGGATCGCATGAAAGCCGCGCGCCAGCAAAACGAAGAGCATGGCGGTGGCGGAATTCTTGGCACTGGCAGCGGATTAACGCAACTGCAGAGCCTGGAGACGACGCTGGAGGAGCGCATCGAGGAGCTGCGTCATCGTTTGCGCATCGAGGCCGCCGTCGTCGATGGAGCCAAGAATGTCATACGCACGTTGCAGACGGCGAATCGTGCGCCAGACAAGAAGGCATTGCAAGAG GCACATGGCCGTCTGTCGGAGTCGTCGCGTAAACTTGATCTCTTGCGGTACTCCCTGGAGCTGCGACGCCAGGAGTTGCCCAGCGACTCGCCCACCGCTCAGCTGCTCAAGCAGGAGCTGCAGATTGTCCAGCAATCGACGTCGCCGGCGCCCGTGCACTACACATCGCTGCAATCGGGTCCCGGGGGATTGTTGGGCGGCAAGTCGTATCAATCAGTATCGTCGTTGGGCCGTTGTGCCAGCGTCACGGGCAAACTGGAGGTCCGTCTGATGGGCTGTCAGGATCTGTTGGAGGATGTGCCCGGACGTTCGCGACGCGACAAGGACAACAACTCAAGTCCGGGGGATCTGCGCAGCTTTGTCAAGGGCGTCACGTCGCGCAGCAGCTCCAAGAGCTACTCGGTGAAGGACGAGACCTCGTTCGAGATCATGGCGGCCATCAAGCTGGACAACATCACGGTAGGACAGACGTCGTGGAAGCCCTGCTCGCAGCAGGCTTGGGATCAGCGTTTCTCCATCGATCTAGACCGCTCCAGGGAGCTTGAGATTGGCGTTTATTGGAGGGATTGGCGTTCGCTGTGCGCTGTGAAGGTGTTGCGCTTGGAGGAGTTCATTGACGATGTGCGCCATGGCATGGCACTGCAGCTGGAGCCGCAGGGTCTGCTCTTTGCCGAGATCAAGTTTCTCAATCCAATGATCTCGCAGAAACCGAAACTGCGCCGTCAACGCATGATCTTCAATCGCCAGCAGGCCAAGAACATACCGCGTGCCAAGCAAATGAACATCAATGTGGCCACCTGGGGCCGATTGCTCAAGCGCAATCCACCGAGTCACGGACACCTCACCTCCGCTGGCTCTACCGTCTCGGTGGGTCGTGCCTCGCCTCCGTTGGCCAGCAACAACGCGTCACGCGACTCCGAGTCTCCGATTTCACGCACGCCTTCCTCCGATGCCCTTGCCATCGAACCCGAACCGTATTCACCCGGCGAACAGGCCCAGAACATGGAGTTCGACCCGGATGCAGGACTGCACGAGCACGTGGAGACCCCAGGCGAGTATCCAGATCCCGCTGCCAGCGGCTTGAGCGGCATGCGTCCACTGTCCATGCATATGCAGGGCATCAGTGTGTTGCCCCCGGAGACGCCGCCGCCAGCGGCTGCCAACAATGCCTCGAATGCGGGCAGACCAAATACGCTCAGCCTGCAGATGCCTGGCAAGACGCCGCCCACCCGCACTGCCGCGCCCACTACcgcaccgccaccgccgcccgTGCTCAAGTCTGTGACGCCTGTGTTGGATCAAGAG TTGCAGGATGCGTTGCACGAATTTGACTTCCTCGCCGAGCTGGAGTCGTATCCCAACACCCTGCGTCGCCCGCTGCGACCACCAACGGAGCAGCCACAGCTCGAGTTgttggagcaacagcaacaattggaGCGCATGGCTGAAGCTGTTATGCCCCTGCAAGAGTCGCCACCCGTGCTCGCTGAACCACTAACCAGCATTCTGCCGCTCGCCAATCGCCACACTCACCAACCACACCaccacaaccaacaacaacaccacaacagcagcagccacagcaacagcaaccagttCCACAAAGATCGCAGTCAAAGCGCTAGCGAGCTCTCCTTACCAATAAGCAACCAATTTCAGTTccagcagcaaccaacaatGCATCATCACCAAATCAATGCTTCCCTGGTGCCCAACCTCTTGTCCAAGGAGTCGCCATCGGCGGTGGAGCAGCAACTGCATCGTCCAGTGCTGACACTGCCGCCGGTGGTGCTCCTGAGTGGCGGACGTCGTGCGGACGACGAGGAGCCAATTCCCGCATCCCCGTTGGTTGAGTATCCCGAGGACGATGATGAGTATTTGTACAATGGGGGGCTGCAGTCCAGCCACAGTTCCAGTGCCGGCGATCGTTTCTGTGTGGAG GCAAAGATCAATCTTGTACATATTACCATTGAACCCCTTGAGGCGTCTCCCACAACGAGCTTCATCATTGACGATTCCCTCGCGGAGACGGTGGCCATTGAAAGTGTTTTAATAGAATCGGTTGAGTCAGTGCAGCCCATCGATGAG GTTATACCACAGATGGGTAAGCTCTATTTGggcacacaacagcagcaacaacaacaacagcagcaattggcCTATGTGCAGTCATCGCCCATAATACAGGAGCCACCCACGCCAACAATCTATGGCAACAGTTCGACGAGTGCTCCGCAATTCCCGCAGCCAGCGCAGCGTCAggacaaacagcagcaacaacaacaacagcaacccaTCTATGCCAATCAATACGAGTTGAATGTGGCCAAGGCCGCAGCTGGCGCCTCAaccagcggcagcagcagcggcggacGTCGCAATGTGGCACGTGGTCTGCAGTATCGTGAACCAGCTGGCTACGAGGCGTTGCGTGCCGGCGGCCAGCCACCGAATGCTGGCATGTTGTCGATGGAGAACTTCCGGCTGCTGAGCGTGCTGGGACGCGGACACTTTGGCAAGGTGATATTGTCGCAGCTGCGCAGCAACAATCAGTACTATGCCATCAAGGCGCTGAAGAAGGGCGACATCATCGCTAGAGACGAGGTCGAGTCGCTGCTCAGCGAGAAGCGCATCTTCGAGGTGGCCAACGCCATGCGCCATCCGTTCTTAGTCAATTTGTATTCGTGTTTCCAAACCGAG CAACATGTGTGCTTTGTGATGGAATACGCCGCCGGCGGTGATCTGATGATGCACATCCACACGGACGTCTTCTTGGAGCCGCGTGCTGTGTTCTACGCAGCTTGCGTGGTGCTGGGACTTCAGTATTTGCATGAGAATAAGATCATCTATCGTGATCTGAAGCTGGATAACTTGCTGCTCGATACGGATGGCTATGTGAAGATTGCCGACTTTGGTTTGTGCAAGGAGGGAATGGGCTTTGGGGATCGCACTGGCACCTTCTGTGGCACACCCGAGTTCCTTGCACCTGAGGTGCTAACGGAAACATCGTACACACGTGCTGTGGACTGGTGGGGATTGGGTGTACTCATCTTTGAGATGCTGGTGGGAGAG TCACCATTCCCGGGCGACGATGAGGAGGAAGTCTTTGACTCGATTGTTAACGATGAGGTGCGCTATCCGCGCTTCCTCTCACTGGAGGCCATTGCCGTGATGCGTCGG CTGCTGCGCAAGAATCCAGAGCGGCGACTGGGCTCATCGGAGCGTGATGCGGAGGATGTCAAGAAGCAGGCGTTCTTCCGCTCCATCGTTTGGGATGATTTGCTGCTGCGCAAGGTGAAGCCACCATTTGTACCCACCATT AACCATTTGGAGGATGTCTCGAACTTTGATGAGGAATTCACGTCGGAGAAGGCGCAACTGACGCCGCCAAAGGAGCCGCGACACTTGTCCGATGACGAGCAGCTGCTCTTCCAGGACTTTTCATATACGGCCGAATGGTGTTAA